A genomic window from Variovorax paradoxus includes:
- a CDS encoding Bug family tripartite tricarboxylate transporter substrate binding protein produces MKSTVVFLALFASAIHAGAQNYPAQQPIQVIVPFSAGGAVDGMARVFSRAIATQLGAQVVVINKEGAGGTIGFWQVARAAPTGYTLAFGPSTPVTSGSILLKGPKYDTLMPVCQTHENVMTVVVSADSPIKSIQQLIQMAKADPGKIAYGAAGQGTVPHLSAEHFAQAAGLKFNAIAYRGDSPMLVDLIGGAIQFGVSSAAAAGANDKLRVLAVFAEQRQDRYPDAPTFKELGIASLAPGLNGLWAPKGTSPAVVETLAKACEVAVQSKEFRDTARTLSQHPAYLGSQQYLQRVSTDFQALEKVIRSLHLKSE; encoded by the coding sequence ATGAAATCAACAGTCGTATTTCTTGCGCTTTTTGCAAGCGCGATTCACGCTGGCGCCCAGAACTATCCGGCGCAACAACCGATCCAGGTGATCGTGCCGTTCTCCGCCGGAGGAGCGGTGGACGGCATGGCGCGAGTTTTCAGCCGGGCGATCGCCACGCAGCTCGGTGCCCAGGTGGTTGTCATCAACAAGGAGGGCGCGGGTGGGACGATCGGCTTCTGGCAGGTCGCCAGAGCGGCACCGACCGGCTACACCCTGGCTTTCGGTCCGTCCACACCGGTGACCAGCGGCTCGATCCTGTTGAAAGGACCCAAGTACGACACGCTGATGCCGGTCTGCCAGACGCATGAAAATGTCATGACGGTGGTCGTCAGCGCCGACTCGCCGATCAAGTCCATTCAGCAGTTGATCCAGATGGCCAAGGCCGATCCGGGAAAGATCGCCTATGGCGCCGCCGGGCAGGGCACTGTGCCGCATCTGTCCGCCGAGCATTTTGCGCAAGCGGCAGGCCTGAAATTCAACGCCATCGCGTATCGCGGAGACAGCCCCATGCTCGTGGACTTGATTGGCGGCGCCATCCAGTTTGGCGTGTCCTCTGCCGCGGCCGCCGGAGCAAACGACAAGCTGCGGGTGCTCGCAGTTTTTGCGGAGCAACGGCAAGACCGCTATCCCGATGCGCCGACCTTCAAGGAATTGGGCATCGCTTCGCTGGCACCGGGCCTGAACGGTCTGTGGGCCCCCAAGGGGACTTCTCCAGCCGTTGTCGAAACACTGGCCAAGGCTTGCGAGGTCGCCGTGCAGTCGAAGGAGTTTCGCGACACCGCCAGGACGCTGTCGCAACATCCTGCCTATCTCGGCAGCCAGCAATACCTTCAGCGCGTCAGTACCGACTTCCAGGCGCTGGAAAAGGTGATTCGATCGCTCCATCTCAAATCCGAATGA
- a CDS encoding YbaK/EbsC family protein, translating into MSEGVMSPAVLSFLTSNNAIFTVHEHGPVVTFREAQLSLPFDPDAMVKSLAFRLPGDRYAIAAMRAAERADYKKIADALGVKRADLQMATDAELVQALAMVPGGVAPLPINNAQVVIDLGVTAMEAIYCGTGRNDSTLEIRSAELLRVNRGALRDLVKR; encoded by the coding sequence ATGAGCGAGGGCGTGATGAGTCCGGCCGTACTCTCCTTCCTGACATCGAACAATGCGATCTTCACCGTTCATGAGCATGGCCCTGTGGTCACTTTCCGGGAGGCGCAGTTATCGCTTCCCTTCGATCCCGACGCGATGGTCAAGAGCCTTGCCTTCCGTCTCCCGGGTGACCGATATGCGATTGCTGCGATGCGGGCGGCCGAGCGCGCGGATTACAAGAAGATCGCTGACGCGCTTGGCGTGAAGAGAGCAGACCTCCAGATGGCGACGGATGCGGAACTGGTGCAGGCCCTGGCGATGGTTCCGGGCGGAGTAGCCCCCTTGCCAATCAACAACGCGCAGGTGGTGATAGACCTCGGAGTTACGGCGATGGAAGCGATCTATTGCGGCACTGGGCGCAATGATTCGACGCTGGAGATCCGCAGCGCCGAACTCCTCCGGGTAAATCGTGGTGCGCTGCGTGACCTCGTAAAGCGGTGA
- the fahA gene encoding fumarylacetoacetase — translation MTQLNATHDPARRSWVEAANLPAHDFPVQNLPLGVFATPDHPPRVGVAIGDHLLDLAEANRAGFFTGDAREAANATASGSLNQLMALGSIANSALRAQVFEMLAEGGALSARAQAQAGRLLLRNDAVAMQLPCTIGGYTDFLTSFDHLFRARRSTHPENPVPDAFFHLPLAYNGRASSVRASGHDVVRPNGQSRGADGTMYFGPAKALDFELELGAFVGPGNALSHPVPVHAAQEQLFGYCLLNDWSARDIQRWETTPLGPFLGKSFCSVISPWVVSAEALAPFRVPARARTADEPGVMPHLHDSVDATRGGLDLQLEAWLTSANMRSAGLPPLNVTWTNAKHLYWTFAQMVAHHTSNGCDLRPGDLIGSGTVSGPDLASRGCLAEFQEPLHLPDGTARQWLIDGDELVFKARASKDGYVPIGFGECRSRILPAAPWPAAR, via the coding sequence ATGACTCAACTCAATGCCACTCATGATCCGGCGCGTCGCAGCTGGGTGGAAGCTGCGAACCTGCCTGCCCATGACTTCCCCGTGCAGAACTTGCCCTTGGGCGTTTTTGCGACGCCCGATCATCCGCCGCGCGTGGGGGTCGCGATAGGAGATCATCTGCTCGATCTTGCCGAGGCAAACAGGGCCGGGTTCTTCACGGGCGATGCCAGGGAGGCAGCGAACGCCACTGCGAGTGGTTCGCTCAACCAGCTCATGGCGCTGGGTTCAATTGCCAACTCGGCGCTACGCGCGCAAGTGTTCGAGATGCTGGCTGAAGGCGGCGCCCTGTCCGCGCGCGCGCAAGCTCAGGCTGGCAGGTTGTTGCTGCGCAATGACGCAGTGGCGATGCAGTTGCCTTGCACCATCGGAGGCTATACCGACTTCCTCACATCGTTCGATCACTTGTTTCGCGCGCGCCGAAGCACGCACCCCGAAAATCCGGTTCCCGACGCCTTCTTCCACTTGCCGCTTGCCTACAACGGCCGCGCGAGTTCGGTGAGGGCCAGCGGGCACGATGTTGTGCGTCCCAACGGACAGTCCAGAGGCGCTGACGGGACGATGTACTTCGGGCCGGCGAAAGCACTGGATTTCGAACTGGAACTCGGTGCGTTCGTCGGGCCGGGAAATGCCCTAAGCCACCCCGTTCCCGTGCATGCGGCGCAGGAGCAACTGTTCGGATACTGCCTGCTCAACGACTGGTCCGCGCGCGACATCCAGCGATGGGAAACGACACCACTGGGCCCTTTCCTGGGCAAGAGCTTTTGCTCGGTCATATCGCCCTGGGTTGTCTCTGCAGAAGCTCTTGCGCCTTTTCGTGTGCCGGCGCGGGCAAGGACTGCAGATGAGCCCGGCGTCATGCCCCATCTCCACGACTCCGTCGACGCCACGCGGGGCGGGCTCGACTTGCAACTCGAGGCGTGGCTGACGAGCGCGAACATGCGATCTGCCGGCTTGCCGCCGTTGAACGTCACTTGGACCAATGCCAAACATCTGTACTGGACCTTCGCGCAGATGGTCGCGCACCACACCTCGAATGGCTGTGATCTCAGGCCGGGCGATCTGATTGGCAGCGGGACCGTATCGGGGCCCGACCTGGCCAGCCGAGGATGCCTCGCGGAGTTCCAGGAGCCACTGCATCTGCCGGACGGAACGGCCCGGCAATGGCTGATCGATGGCGATGAGCTCGTCTTCAAAGCGCGTGCCAGCAAGGATGGATACGTGCCGATCGGATTCGGCGAATGCCGATCGCGGATCTTGCCTGCGGCTCCCTGGCCAGCAGCGCGCTAG
- a CDS encoding AzlD family protein encodes MTFHVTTLEAIVAMAVVTYLTRVVGMLVMRWDRFSVRGRARAALDAIPPVMFVTIIAPTLLVTGWPETLAGLLAAAASVRLPLLGTILVGVVAVAVLRLGLGVPGVP; translated from the coding sequence ATGACGTTCCACGTGACAACACTCGAGGCGATTGTTGCGATGGCCGTCGTCACCTATCTCACGCGAGTCGTAGGCATGCTGGTGATGCGTTGGGATCGATTCTCCGTCCGGGGCCGGGCGAGAGCGGCCCTGGATGCCATTCCGCCAGTCATGTTCGTGACGATCATCGCTCCGACCCTGCTTGTCACCGGCTGGCCTGAAACGTTGGCGGGCTTGCTGGCGGCTGCGGCCTCGGTCCGCCTTCCGCTCCTGGGAACGATCCTTGTGGGCGTCGTTGCGGTGGCTGTGTTGCGTCTTGGCCTTGGCGTGCCAGGTGTTCCATGA
- a CDS encoding cupin domain-containing protein yields MNTPHRSIRRIVTGHDAEGRSCIAEDASALNVRTVESRPGFQAVNLWCTTSSPTSIEAADGLNHLQGIAPPPRGTVLRIIDLPPESKDPEETRRRIQATFGKMFDDAHQDDAGTKKHPGMHRTTTVDYALILEGEVVAVLDTQEATLRAGDVLIQRGTNHAWANRSDAVARIAFILIDGA; encoded by the coding sequence ATGAACACGCCCCATCGCTCCATACGCCGGATCGTCACAGGCCATGACGCCGAAGGCCGCTCCTGCATCGCAGAAGACGCTTCAGCACTCAATGTGCGCACCGTGGAGTCCAGGCCGGGGTTTCAGGCAGTCAATCTGTGGTGTACGACGTCGTCGCCAACATCCATCGAAGCCGCGGACGGGTTGAACCACCTGCAGGGCATAGCGCCTCCACCACGAGGAACCGTCTTGAGGATCATCGACCTGCCGCCCGAATCGAAGGACCCGGAGGAAACGCGGCGGCGGATCCAGGCTACGTTCGGCAAGATGTTCGACGATGCGCATCAAGACGACGCCGGGACAAAGAAGCATCCAGGCATGCATCGGACAACAACGGTCGACTACGCGCTGATCCTCGAGGGTGAGGTTGTCGCGGTCCTGGATACGCAGGAAGCCACGCTTCGAGCTGGCGACGTTCTCATCCAGCGCGGCACGAACCATGCGTGGGCCAATCGCTCGGACGCTGTGGCCCGCATCGCTTTCATCCTCATCGACGGGGCCTGA
- a CDS encoding ABC transporter substrate-binding protein: MNIVVRWSVIAIAISTLAVSAQALTVVVGGGLQGDSAIKAFVEPFEKETGIKVNVVRDQATTASVKLKAQSGNMDFDVAGFSPAGGTMLSRSALLEPIDYARFNKAVIDKLSPESRKPWGVQFIYYSWVLGLDASRYPAGKPAPASWTDFWNVEKFPGTRVLQNGELGSQGPFEEALLADGVPMDKLYPLDADRAFRSLDKIKPHIRKYWKVGSEQMQIFSSGGAALGMGFDGRFTALSQSGKPMKIVWNQAKMTGLYWIIPKGAKNVGEAHKFIEFTLNPERQAAYVTLTGYSPANPDAFNFISKEMADTMVTSPQNRKHAYMVNDAWYSEVGPDGKSNGERLAQRWNEWITK, translated from the coding sequence ATGAACATCGTTGTCCGTTGGTCAGTGATTGCAATCGCAATTTCCACCCTGGCTGTATCTGCCCAAGCACTCACCGTGGTCGTCGGGGGAGGGCTGCAGGGAGACAGCGCCATCAAGGCCTTCGTCGAACCATTCGAAAAGGAAACCGGCATCAAGGTCAACGTGGTGCGCGACCAGGCGACAACCGCAAGCGTGAAGCTGAAGGCGCAAAGCGGCAACATGGACTTCGACGTGGCGGGCTTCTCACCGGCGGGAGGGACGATGCTGTCCAGGAGTGCGCTACTGGAACCCATCGACTACGCACGCTTCAACAAGGCCGTGATCGACAAATTGAGCCCGGAGTCCAGGAAGCCGTGGGGCGTGCAATTCATCTACTACTCCTGGGTCCTGGGGCTGGACGCATCCAGGTATCCCGCCGGCAAGCCTGCACCCGCCAGCTGGACGGATTTCTGGAACGTCGAGAAATTTCCGGGCACCCGCGTGCTGCAGAACGGGGAGCTGGGCAGTCAAGGCCCCTTCGAGGAGGCACTGCTCGCGGACGGCGTGCCCATGGACAAGCTCTATCCGCTCGATGCAGACCGAGCGTTCCGTAGCCTGGACAAGATCAAGCCGCACATCCGCAAGTACTGGAAGGTAGGCAGTGAACAGATGCAGATCTTCTCGAGTGGCGGTGCGGCGTTGGGCATGGGCTTCGACGGCCGTTTCACTGCGCTGTCTCAGTCGGGCAAGCCAATGAAGATCGTCTGGAACCAGGCAAAGATGACCGGCCTGTACTGGATCATTCCCAAAGGAGCCAAGAACGTTGGCGAGGCTCACAAGTTCATCGAGTTCACGCTGAATCCCGAGCGCCAGGCAGCGTACGTCACGTTGACCGGCTACAGCCCCGCCAATCCGGATGCGTTCAACTTCATCAGCAAGGAGATGGCGGACACGATGGTGACCAGTCCTCAGAACCGCAAGCACGCCTACATGGTGAATGACGCGTGGTACTCCGAAGTGGGACCCGATGGCAAGAGCAACGGGGAGCGTCTGGCGCAGCGCTGGAATGAATGGATCACGAAGTAA
- a CDS encoding ABC transporter ATP-binding protein has product MKTARNEQSPGLQAMEEGPAVGSVGPGAVEFRGVSKIYDGVPAVENVDLKINPGEFVSLLGPSGSGKSTLLMMLAGFTDVTSGTILVDGQRLDRVPPNRRNQGIVFQSYALFPHMSVRENVEFPLKARGVGVAAAKKLVDAALDRVRMSTFANRRPAQLSGGQQQRVALARATVFDPPLILMDESLSALDRKLREEMRVEIKDLHLELGKTIIYVTHDQQEALTMSDRIVVLRNGKIAQVGKPLDVYESPSDSYVAGFVGDANFISGVVGLASRGVVDVVTQSTRMQVHSDLKCAEGDKVVAMVRPEAIQLGPRGMHVGDRECTTLPGIVGQVAFLGDAHEYHVKVDDQVIVAKIPRSFNNVLHQRGAAVEVSFAMDDVHLFNA; this is encoded by the coding sequence ATGAAGACAGCGCGCAATGAGCAGTCCCCCGGCCTGCAGGCCATGGAAGAGGGTCCGGCGGTGGGAAGCGTCGGACCCGGTGCCGTCGAATTTCGAGGTGTGAGCAAGATCTACGACGGCGTGCCGGCTGTCGAGAACGTGGACCTGAAAATCAACCCCGGGGAGTTCGTTTCGCTCCTCGGACCCAGCGGTTCGGGCAAGTCCACGCTGCTGATGATGTTGGCAGGATTCACGGATGTGACCTCCGGGACCATTCTGGTGGACGGCCAGCGTCTGGACCGGGTCCCTCCGAATCGTCGCAACCAGGGCATCGTGTTTCAGAGTTATGCGCTGTTCCCGCATATGTCGGTCCGGGAAAACGTGGAGTTCCCTCTCAAGGCGCGCGGCGTTGGCGTTGCTGCTGCGAAAAAGCTGGTCGATGCGGCGTTGGATCGGGTGCGCATGTCGACGTTTGCCAATCGGCGACCGGCGCAATTGAGTGGAGGTCAGCAGCAGCGCGTGGCCCTGGCGCGCGCGACCGTCTTCGACCCCCCGCTGATACTGATGGATGAGTCATTGAGTGCGCTTGATCGCAAGCTCCGGGAAGAAATGCGCGTCGAGATCAAGGACCTTCACCTCGAGCTCGGCAAGACGATCATCTACGTGACGCACGACCAGCAGGAAGCGCTCACCATGTCGGATCGCATCGTAGTTTTGCGAAACGGCAAGATCGCCCAGGTTGGCAAGCCGCTGGACGTCTACGAATCGCCCAGCGACTCGTATGTCGCGGGTTTTGTCGGAGATGCCAATTTCATCTCGGGCGTGGTCGGCCTGGCCAGCCGCGGTGTCGTCGATGTCGTCACGCAGTCGACGCGCATGCAAGTGCATTCGGACCTGAAGTGCGCGGAGGGGGACAAGGTTGTAGCCATGGTCCGCCCCGAAGCCATTCAGCTCGGCCCTCGCGGCATGCACGTTGGCGACAGGGAATGCACCACCTTGCCTGGGATCGTCGGGCAGGTTGCATTTCTGGGGGATGCCCACGAGTACCACGTCAAGGTCGACGACCAGGTGATCGTTGCCAAGATTCCTCGCTCTTTCAACAACGTTCTGCACCAGCGGGGTGCCGCGGTCGAAGTGAGCTTTGCCATGGACGATGTCCATCTGTTCAACGCCTGA
- a CDS encoding AzlC family ABC transporter permease, translating into MRQPVGPASSLATAAEGAKDILPAVMVAVPIGLLLGALCRSKGIPAAEAGWMSLLVNAGASQFAAVQLWANDGPRLGPILLSTLLINVRHALMSLTLVPKLAKAGMTRLRMLVALAFLTDPTWGFAEQRARAGLPVTWSYWMGLALTFTAAWTGATIAGAWLGAYLGDPRQIGADFALAALFIGMTARFWAGWRRTGLAIAASGLSSAAVFHTLGAPWHVIAGAVAGIAAAYFTAQPEEPREQKFA; encoded by the coding sequence ATGAGGCAGCCCGTGGGCCCCGCGTCTTCGCTGGCCACCGCCGCCGAAGGCGCAAAGGACATCCTGCCTGCGGTGATGGTCGCGGTTCCGATCGGTCTGCTGCTCGGCGCCCTGTGCAGGTCCAAGGGCATTCCGGCGGCGGAGGCCGGATGGATGTCCCTCCTCGTCAACGCGGGCGCATCGCAGTTTGCGGCAGTGCAACTGTGGGCGAACGACGGGCCAAGGCTGGGGCCCATCCTGCTGTCCACTTTGCTGATCAATGTGCGCCACGCGCTGATGAGCCTGACCCTCGTTCCCAAGCTGGCGAAGGCCGGCATGACGCGCCTGCGCATGCTCGTCGCGCTGGCCTTTCTCACCGATCCGACGTGGGGATTCGCAGAGCAGCGTGCGCGCGCGGGCCTGCCCGTCACCTGGTCCTATTGGATGGGCCTGGCGCTCACCTTCACGGCGGCGTGGACTGGTGCGACCATTGCCGGCGCGTGGCTGGGCGCCTATCTCGGGGATCCGCGGCAGATCGGCGCGGACTTCGCGCTGGCGGCATTGTTCATCGGCATGACGGCCAGGTTCTGGGCGGGGTGGCGGCGCACCGGTCTTGCCATTGCCGCCAGTGGCCTGTCGTCGGCAGCCGTGTTCCATACCCTCGGTGCACCCTGGCACGTGATTGCCGGTGCCGTGGCCGGCATTGCGGCGGCGTACTTCACGGCGCAGCCGGAGGAACCTCGGGAGCAGAAGTTCGCATGA
- a CDS encoding AraC family transcriptional regulator: MHNFGSVSPSRFFATVAGARHVNFLQDRRFPRCKNGFMREDGHREEVPKADGPRSRNAAQDDARFFTSGCITGEERVDCLTATFRKHRYALHAHETFVIGAITSGCGTLWLQGTRQRAGPGDLTLLNPEDVHDGAPHDAKGYSYRVTYPSASLVRGLAAEIAGREVQPHFRCRVIRDPAAATRLVAAHRELETYGWSLGTQESLLLAYACCLERHAEGFSPEALRGREQRRVSRIKSLLNEQATSNDVCLADLAGEVGVSRFHLIRMFRSEAGTTPHAYLVGRRIEAAKRRLRQGEAPISVASATGFADQAHLTRVFKARVGVTPGAYRDGVSK, from the coding sequence GTGCACAACTTCGGTAGCGTCTCACCCAGCCGCTTCTTCGCCACCGTTGCCGGGGCCCGGCATGTCAATTTTCTTCAAGACAGGCGTTTTCCGCGCTGCAAGAATGGCTTCATGCGAGAAGACGGACATCGTGAGGAAGTACCGAAGGCCGATGGCCCTCGATCCCGGAATGCGGCCCAGGACGACGCGCGCTTTTTCACTTCCGGGTGCATCACAGGCGAGGAGCGAGTGGATTGCCTGACCGCAACTTTCAGGAAGCACCGCTATGCGCTGCATGCGCACGAGACTTTCGTCATCGGGGCGATCACGTCGGGCTGCGGCACCCTGTGGCTTCAGGGCACACGGCAGCGCGCCGGCCCGGGAGACCTGACACTGCTCAACCCGGAGGATGTGCACGATGGGGCGCCACATGACGCCAAGGGCTACAGCTACCGGGTGACTTACCCTTCCGCGTCGCTCGTTCGGGGCCTCGCGGCCGAGATCGCGGGCCGCGAAGTCCAGCCGCATTTCCGATGCCGGGTGATCCGGGACCCCGCCGCGGCCACTCGCCTGGTGGCCGCGCACCGGGAACTGGAGACGTACGGCTGGTCGCTGGGCACGCAGGAGTCTCTCCTGCTGGCCTATGCCTGCTGCCTCGAACGACATGCCGAGGGCTTCAGCCCCGAAGCCCTGAGAGGGCGGGAGCAACGGCGAGTGTCCAGAATCAAGTCGCTGCTGAACGAGCAAGCCACGTCGAACGACGTGTGCCTGGCCGACCTCGCCGGTGAAGTCGGCGTGAGCCGGTTCCACCTGATCCGCATGTTCCGCAGTGAAGCAGGGACGACACCGCACGCCTATCTGGTCGGCCGCCGCATCGAGGCGGCAAAGCGTCGCTTGCGCCAGGGAGAAGCGCCGATCTCCGTTGCGTCGGCGACCGGCTTTGCGGACCAGGCCCACTTGACGCGCGTCTTCAAGGCCAGAGTGGGCGTGACCCCCGGCGCCTACAGGGACGGGGTGTCGAAATGA
- a CDS encoding nuclear transport factor 2 family protein, which produces MSPKEIVEAWHVTWRTDVAEANKLYLAENVKVLLPGAKAVVGWEAANAHFLRVAAGLNAQTLIMDPAYIVSISEGNKVARRFWLDIESTDGRKCEMFVFNFYIVEDGKIVHFEEHFDTYARAGSTDLSAYRKDHDPKAWIIH; this is translated from the coding sequence ATGAGCCCCAAGGAAATCGTCGAGGCGTGGCACGTCACCTGGCGTACGGACGTGGCCGAAGCAAACAAGCTCTACCTCGCGGAGAACGTCAAGGTGCTGCTTCCGGGCGCGAAGGCCGTCGTCGGTTGGGAGGCGGCAAACGCGCATTTCCTGCGCGTCGCCGCAGGCCTGAATGCCCAGACCCTGATCATGGATCCCGCCTATATCGTTTCGATCAGCGAGGGCAACAAGGTCGCGCGCCGATTCTGGTTGGACATCGAATCGACGGACGGCAGGAAGTGCGAGATGTTCGTCTTCAACTTCTACATCGTCGAAGACGGAAAGATCGTTCATTTCGAGGAGCACTTCGACACCTACGCGCGTGCCGGCAGCACGGACCTGTCCGCGTACCGCAAGGACCATGACCCGAAGGCCTGGATCATCCACTGA
- a CDS encoding ABC transporter permease subunit: MTLSRTSMLRLAVAPAALLMIGFFFYPLLRIAGLSVHLPEFSLREYTAAFNPINVGIAVKTFTIAGTVTLACLVLGYALAACLAQTRGRVKQVVALCIIVPFLTSFLVRTYAWVVLLGDQGALNGALLGMGLIKEPFELLYSRTGMYIGMIHVMLPLMVLPIYSAMQAIDPMLWRAARGLGGGGLRTFLTVYLPLTMHGVRSGCILVFVLSLGFYITPAMLGASRDVMLGNLIATNVETTLNFGFAAALALVLLGATLVIYAFLRLVGAGAAAPDGRRPAFSRWLGDRGEAIGARLFGGGTPAVAWSGAGWRAGSGRSEGRWKGAGRLALFSFGFLACAYLVAPSVVVAIVSFNDGDNLAFPPTHWSLRWFRFLLADAQWAAAAVTSVKIAFASTVLTLVLGTAAAYGVARLNHRREGRVIYALALAPMVVPSVVTALGAFAVLSDIGLYGTLTGVITMHVCLSIPLVLVVMVASFSGFDPRLEMAAQSLGASRILTFRRVMLPILAPGLMSAAMLAFLHSFDDVVMTSFIAGTKVVTIPLKMWENIRNQVDPAVAALSTLLILLPFIALVVRRGTQAGDVRAGAASTPASVAH; this comes from the coding sequence ATGACGCTATCTCGCACCTCGATGCTTCGCCTGGCGGTAGCTCCTGCCGCCTTGTTGATGATCGGATTCTTCTTCTATCCGCTGCTGCGCATCGCTGGGTTGAGCGTGCACTTACCCGAATTTTCGCTGCGCGAGTACACAGCGGCGTTCAACCCGATCAACGTTGGCATTGCAGTCAAGACGTTCACCATCGCCGGGACTGTGACGCTTGCCTGCCTCGTGCTCGGTTATGCGCTAGCCGCTTGCCTGGCGCAAACCCGGGGCAGGGTGAAGCAGGTGGTTGCGCTTTGCATCATTGTTCCGTTCCTGACGAGTTTTCTTGTCCGCACTTATGCCTGGGTCGTCCTCCTGGGTGACCAAGGCGCATTGAACGGCGCGCTGCTCGGCATGGGCCTGATCAAGGAACCGTTCGAATTGCTCTACAGCCGAACCGGCATGTACATCGGCATGATCCACGTCATGCTGCCCCTGATGGTCCTGCCGATCTATTCGGCGATGCAGGCCATTGACCCGATGTTGTGGCGCGCCGCCCGGGGACTTGGCGGCGGCGGGCTGCGAACGTTTCTGACTGTCTATCTACCGCTGACCATGCACGGGGTCCGCAGCGGTTGCATCCTGGTCTTCGTCCTTTCGCTGGGCTTCTACATTACGCCGGCGATGTTGGGCGCTTCGCGCGACGTCATGTTGGGCAACCTGATCGCCACCAACGTGGAAACCACCCTGAATTTCGGCTTCGCCGCCGCATTGGCTTTGGTGCTGCTGGGTGCAACTTTGGTGATCTACGCCTTCCTGCGTCTCGTCGGCGCGGGAGCCGCTGCACCCGACGGTCGGCGGCCTGCGTTCTCGCGCTGGCTGGGTGACAGGGGTGAAGCAATCGGCGCACGCCTCTTTGGCGGCGGTACACCCGCCGTTGCATGGAGCGGGGCGGGCTGGCGGGCTGGTTCGGGCCGATCAGAGGGGCGGTGGAAGGGCGCGGGCCGCCTTGCTCTGTTCAGCTTCGGGTTCCTGGCCTGCGCCTATCTGGTGGCGCCGAGTGTGGTCGTGGCCATCGTTTCATTCAACGATGGCGACAATCTTGCGTTTCCTCCGACCCATTGGTCACTGCGCTGGTTCAGATTCCTGCTCGCCGACGCGCAATGGGCGGCGGCAGCGGTGACGAGCGTGAAGATTGCCTTTGCCAGCACGGTGCTCACGCTGGTTCTCGGAACCGCGGCAGCCTACGGCGTTGCGCGTCTGAACCACAGGAGGGAGGGGCGAGTCATCTACGCGCTGGCTCTGGCACCGATGGTGGTGCCCTCCGTGGTGACCGCGCTGGGCGCATTCGCCGTGTTGTCCGACATCGGCTTGTATGGAACGCTCACGGGCGTCATCACCATGCACGTGTGCCTCAGTATTCCCTTGGTGCTCGTCGTCATGGTGGCGTCCTTCTCGGGCTTCGATCCTCGGCTCGAGATGGCGGCGCAGAGCCTGGGCGCTTCCCGCATCCTCACATTCAGGCGTGTGATGCTGCCGATTCTCGCGCCCGGCCTGATGTCGGCCGCGATGCTGGCGTTCCTGCACTCGTTCGACGACGTGGTCATGACCAGCTTCATCGCCGGGACCAAGGTGGTGACCATTCCCCTCAAGATGTGGGAAAACATCCGCAACCAGGTCGACCCGGCTGTGGCCGCGTTGTCCACGCTGCTCATCCTGCTGCCCTTCATTGCGCTGGTGGTACGCCGAGGCACTCAGGCTGGCGATGTTCGTGCCGGGGCCGCATCAACGCCTGCCTCGGTCGCACACTGA